The sequence TAGCGCTTCAATAACAACGTCTCTAACTCCCATGAACTCATAGCCGGTAACTCCAGGAGCTTCGACTATCCTCTTTAACAGTTCATAGTCCACCATCACTACCACCTCGTTTAGATATTCATCTTAATGTAGGACGGGTAATATTTAAGGTTTTAGGTCAATAATCCACTGGGGAGCGGCGTGTTGCTAAAACTTCCGATAATCGAGTGCACGTTTATAAGGAGACTGAACAGATTTGTGGGGATAGTAGAGGTTAATGGAGAACTCAAAAAGGCGTTGATAACGAATACCGGAAGATTAAAAGAGTTCATGGTGGAAGGGAAGAGAGCATTTTGCATTCCCAAACAGGGAGGGAAAACAGAGTTTGTTCTGATTGGATTTCTCGAAAAAAATGAGAGAGGAGCAATTATAGACACAAGAACTCAGGCAAGAGCCTTTGAAAGGGCTGTTGAGCTGGGACTGATCAGGTGGCTTAAAGGATGTAGGATCAAAAAGAGGGAAGTTAGAATCGGCAACTCTCGACTTGACTACCTCTTGGAGTGCAAGGGGGAAGAGATCTGGGCGGAAATGAAAAGTGCCATTTTGAGAGAGGGAGATTACGCAATGTATCCTGACTGTCCGAGTGTGAGGGGACAGAAGCATATAAAAGAGCTGATACGCTTGAAGGCAAACGGCAAAAGGGCAATGATAATCTTCATAGGTGCTTTGCCGGGAGTTAGAAGGTTCAAACCCTACATCAAAGGCGACCCAAAAATTGCCGAGCTGTTAAAAGAAGCAAAGAAAAAGGGAGTGGAGATTAGAGGAATATCGATAAGCCTCCTCCCTAACGGGGAAGTAATCCTAGAAAACGAGGATCTTGTAGTTGAGGTGTAGCCCAAAGGCTTTTATAACACTCACCCTATAAAAGCTCGGGGGTAACACCCCGCGGAGGTGTTGGGAATGACTATTGTTGATGTTAGAATTTTGGTGGAAGGAGCAAGTGATGTGGAAGTTGTAAGCAAAGCCCTTCAAGGCTTGGCTCTTGGTAGTGAGTACAACATAACAATCTCTGCAATAATTCCGACAACGAATCTGGAAATAGCTAAAAGTGCCGCAGCGGGGGCGGATTTACTAATAATAGCTACCGATGCAGATAGGGTTGGACGAGAACTGGCAGAGAGAATGTTTAGAGAGCTCAGCGAACTCGTTGGGCATGTAGAGAGAATGAAAATACCCCTAGGACATGATTTGGAGCACATAGATGTGGAGCTTGTGAGAAAGGAAATCAAAAACACACTCGTAAGAGCAGGCCTAAAGAGTCTCCAGATTTTACCGGAATACATGGCACTGAGAAATCAGCTTCTTGACCTAAAAGGAAAATACGAAATGCTTATGCAGGAAAACGAGAAGCTCAAAAGTGACTATCAAGAACTTGAGGGCAAGTATGGAGAGCTCCTTGAGGAATACAGCAAACTGGTTGAGGAGAACAACAAACTGAGAGAGTCTTTAAAGAAAAGAGCCAATGTTTTTAAGATAAGTGAGATATGGAAAGAGCTCTTTGGAGAGACAGAGCCTCCAGAGGAGAAATACATAGCAGAGGCAGTTGAGAAACTCAACCTTGGCGGAAAAATCATTGTCGGGCAGGGATACATATATTCAGATGATGAAGACCTAGTAATCGAGCTGCTTAGAATAGTCCACTTAAGCCTCAGCATAGCAGAAAGCAAAGAGGAGAAAGCTAAAGAAAAGGAAGAAACTACAGAAAAATTAGAGGAACCCATAGCTGAATTCGAAAACTTCTGAACCTTTAAAATTTATTTTTGTGATTTATATGGACATTATAGAGGAATTCAAAACGTATCTTGAACTCGAGGGAAAAAGTCCCCAGACCGTCAGAATGTACACCTACTATGTAGACCGCTTCTTAAAAGAGACTAAAACCCCAAGCTACCGCTCTGCACTCCGGTTCTTGGCAAAACTTAAACAAAACGGGTACTCAAACAAAAGCCTCAATCTTGTGGTTCAAGCACTAAAGGCGTACTTTAGGTTTGAGGGATTGGAAGAAGAAGCGGAGCGATTGAAATCCCCAAAAGTACCCCGGAGTTTGCCAAAGAGCCTAACAAGAGAAGACGTGAAGAAGCTCATAAAGGCCGTTCCACCCACAAGAAAGAGGGATAGGCTTATAATTCTGCTCCTTTATGGAACTGGATTAAGAGTAAGCGAAGTGTGTAATCTTAAAATAGAGGATGTGGATTTCAAACGAGGGATTTTAGTTGTAAGAGGTGGTAAGGGGGCTAAAGATAGGATTGTACCTATCCCGGACTTTCTTTTAAAGGAAATTGAGGATTACCTAAAAACAAGGGAAGACGGGAGCGAATACCTCTTTGTTGAAGTTAGAAGAGCGAAGAAGGACAGGATTTCTCCAAAGACAGTTTGGTATCTCCTAAAAAAGTATGGAAGCAAAGCGGGAGTGAAGGTGACTCCACACATGCTCCGCCACAGCTTTGCAACTCATATGCTGGAAAAAGGAGTGGACATAAGGGTTATCCAAGAAATTCTCGGCCATTCAAACCTATCAACAACGCAGATATACACAAAAGTCACGGTGGAACACCTAAAGAAAGCGCAGGAAAAAGCAAAGCTTGTTGATGAGATAATGAAAGAGTAGTTTACTCCTTTCTTTTCAAAAGGCTTAAATAGCTTGCAAAAGCTCCAGCGGATATTGTGTCCCCTAACCCTACCGTGGATACGGGATTTCTGACAAGTCTTGTGGGGATAATAACTATCTTGTATTCCCTTGTCCTCATTTTAGCCTTTGCTTCTTCAAATCTCAGCTTTACGTATTCTCCTTTTTCGTTGAATGGAATGTTCAAGCCAACCTTAACATCTTCCGGCCTTTTGATGTCTCCAAGAAATGCCCTTGCAGCTGCGAGGGTTGTTCCAACCTCCAAGGACTTCGTTAGCTCTTCCTCGGTGAGCGGATTGTCATTGTGGGTGATGTACATCAAGTAGTAAATCGTGTGCACTTGAAGAATTTCAAGATTTAGTTCATCAAGGAGAATTTTGGCCCCTAAAACAGCGTCCTCAATTCTATTGTATGTGAAAATTCTGTCGCTTAATTCTCTATATCCGAGAACACTTAATATATGCGCTATCTCAGCTTCGTCCATTCCCACACTGTCAACGAGGGGAAATATGTTGTAGATTACCTTCTTCCTGAGCTCTCTATCTTGAATGGAAGCAAATTCCACGTGAATCTTTATGTCCTTTTTCTTCTTTAGCAGTTTTATATCTTCTTTAGCCTTCCTCAGATAGTAGTTTGCATCCTTTCCGTCACTGTAATATCTTCTTAGCCCCTGATAACCTGAGAGAATAGCCCCATCGACCATTTCCCCTATTTCCGGTAGATAAGGCTTAAGCTCCGGGGAAGTTTCAATTCTAGCAAAATCCTCAAATCTGCAGGCAACTATAAACCTTCCAGAATATGGAACTTCAATAGTTTCATCCCCAAGCTTGAATTTTGTGCCTGCTCTAAACTCAAAAATTCTATTGATTTTTACTGGATCATCCTCTCTGTAAGCTTCCAAGGGCTTCTTTAGGACAAGTTTTCCATTCTCAACAACCGGATAAAGGAGGTTATCCCTATTTACGAACATTTCAGCCTGTTTTCTTCCAAGAAGAGGGGAATATGCGATCACTTTATTAAAGTCTAAGTTGGCAAGAAGGTTCGCTATTACCCCTACCTGCCCCCCAATTCTTTCAAAATCGTATTTAAATCGAGAATTGAACCACTTATCGGCCTCATAGCTTACCAAAGGCACGGCTTGGGGTTTTCCAGTCTTGAGGGCGTGGATTAATCTAGCAACAAAGTCTAAAGGTTCGTTTATCTCTCTCGGATACTCATCGATTCTTTTTTTGATGTTTTCTGCTCCAAATTCCTTTATGAGGCTCTCTATGTGCTTTTCGTTCAAATATACTATTGCGTCAACGTTCACGTTGTAGGCCAAGTAGATGCCCATCTTCTGGAAGTCCTTGAGGAACTCCATCATGTTATCACCCTCAGTGAATACTTGGAGAAAAGTTTACAAGAGCACTTAAAAATATTTTTGTGGAGATAAAGAAAATTGCCAAAAGAATCAAAACTCTGTAAAAAGCTTTCCAAGCCAAGGAATCTTTTCTCCCACATCGAGCTCTCTCAATGCAAGCCATAGGGAGGCTTGATTGCTTGTAATGACAGGAACCCCAAGATCCTCTTCGAGAGCCTCAATTATTTCAAAAGTTCTCAGGTTGGTGCAGCTTATGAATATTGCGTCTGCCTCATCGGTAAAGAGTGCCTTAGCCATTCTGTAAGCCTCATAGGGCTCGAGCCTTCCTATTCTGGTGTTGTCAACTATCCCAAGTCCTCTAATGTCTATGACCTCAAACTCATTAGCCTCCAAAAACTCTCTCTCCCTCTGGTTTATCTCATCGGTGTAGGGGGTTATGACAAGAATCCTCTGGGAGTCAAGAATCTTAAGGGCTTCAACAACCGCTGTACTTGTCGTTATAACTGGTAGCTTCACCTCGCTCTCGATTTTTTCTGCAAGCTCCTTGTCGAATTCTCCACCGCCTATAAAGGATCCACTAGTGCAACCGTAGAGAATTAAGTCAACGTCAGCATCTTTCAACAGCTTTGCACTCTCCACTGCAAGCCCGCTCATCGCTACAAGCTCCTCTTCAGTAACGTTCTTCAAGGGCATCCTTGCAGTGTGAAGTGATACCCCTTCAGGTAAAGCTGAATGCAGTTCCATCTCCATTGTCGTGTTTGAGGATGGAACTATCAAGCCAATTCTACCTCTCCATCCGTACATATTTCCACCTAAAAGGAGCTTTAGCTCCCACCTATATTAAAGTTTTCCAAGAAACTCTAATAAACTTCCAGTGCAAATAGAGTTTGGTGATGAAAATGATAAGATATCCCGCAGTTGCCGGGAGCTTTTATCCTTCCGGAGGAGAGCTAAAACTCATGCTTGATGAGTTTTTCAGCGATCTCGGAGAGCTTGGAGAAAAAAGAAAGATTACCTCAGGAGTTGCACCTCACGCTGGATACATCTTCTCCGGTTATACTGCCTCAAGAACGTACAAAGCAATCTATGAGGACAGCCTCCCTGAGACGTTTGTGATCATAGGGCCAAACCACACCGGTCTTGGCTCCCCCGTAGCAATTTACCCTGAAGGCATCTGGAGGACCCCAATGGGAGATGTTGAAGTTGATGCCGAGCTGGCAAAGACTATCGCAAAGCATTCCAGTTTGGCGGATTTAGATGATTTTGCTCACAAATACGAACATTCTCTCGAAGTGCAGGTGCCCTTCATTCAGTACATCTCCGAAAAAGCAGAAAAAGAAGTAAAGATCGTCCCCATAGCACTTGGACTGCAAGATGAAGAGGTTGCCGAAGACCTGGGAAGGGCGATATTTGAAGCAAGCCAAGAGCTTGGGAGAGATGTAGTGGTTATAGCAAGCACGGACATGATGCATTACGGCTATGCCTACGGCTATGTGCCCTTTAGAGCAAGAGGAGATGATTTGCTGGGAAGAATTAGGGAATGGGACTTCAGAGTAATTCAAAAGATTCTCGAATTTGATTATAAAGGGATGTTCGACGAGATAAGGAAAATGGATCATACAATGTGCGGTCCGGGAGGAGTTGCAACGGCAATAGTCTTCTCAAGACTCAGCGGGGCAGTTGAAGCGGAGGTTTTGCATTACACAACGAGCTTTGAGGTAAGCAGGTCAACAGATGCGATAGTTGGCTATGTGAGTATTGTCATGAGGAAGGCATGAAGTTTCATGCAGAGTTTAGAAATCGAGGCAAAAGCTGACTTCATTTATAGGATTTTCTCTTTTTATTTAGCTTGAACAATTGTATCAAAAGCAACCAAAAGAAAAATAAATTCGGAGTGTATATTTTAGACCATGAAGATTGAAGATACTATAAAAACCGAAGGTGTCTCTAGGGAGTTCATGCTCTCGTTAAGATCATCAAAAACTTTCTGGAGGGTTAAAAATGAGAGTTCTTGCTTCCGCACCTGCTAAAATTATTCTCTTTGGAGAGCACAGCGTAGTTTATGGAAAACCTGCTATAGCTGCAGCCATTGATTTGAGAACCTATGTAAAAGCAGAGTTTAACGAAAACGGGAGAATTAGAATAGAAGCGAAAGACATCAGGACTCCAGGCTTGACGGTATCGTTCACCGAGGATCAAATTTATTTCGAGACCGACTATGGAAAAGCGGCTGAAGTTTTGAGCTACGTTAGGGAGGCAATAAACCTTGTAATGGAAGAAGCAGGAAAGCAGAAGGGAATAACTGTTTCAATAACCTCTCAAATTCCTGTAGGGGCAGGATTGGGGAGTTCAGCTGCTGTTGCAGTAGCGACAATAGGAGCCGTATCAAGGCTTCTTGGGCTTGAGCTAAGCAAAAAAGAGATAGCAAAACTCGGGCACAAAGTAGAGCTTCTTGTACAAGGTGCATCGAGCGGCATTGATCCAACGGTTTCAGCGGTTGGGGGCTTTCTCTACTACCAAAAGGGCTCTTTTGAGAGCCTGCCTGTAGTTGAATTGCCGATAGTTGTGGGCTACACCGGTTCAAGTGGCTCCACAAAAGAGCTTGTTGCAAAAGTCAGGAAGAACTATGAGGAGATGCCAGAGATAATTGAGCCGATTTTAAATTCAATGGGCAGGCTCGTGGAAAAGGCAAGAGAAGTTATCCTCGCAGAGTACGACAAGGAAATCAAGTTCCAGCTACTTGGAAGGTTAATGAACATAAATCACGGTCTCCTTGATGCCCTTGGTGTCTCAACAAAAAGCTTGAGTGATTTGGTGTATGCTTCAAGAGAAGCTGGAGCTCTTGGGGCAAAGATAACAGGTGCCGGAGGGGGAGGATGTATGTACGCCTTGGCTCCAGGAAAGCAGACCGAGGTTGCAACGGCCATAAAGATAGCGGGCGGAGTACCAATGATAACAAAAATAAGCAGAGAAGGACTAAGAATCGAGGAGGTCGAAGAATGATAGTCATCAAGCTCGGAGGAAGCGTGATAAGCGACAAAAATGTTCCCTATTCATTTAACCGAGAAGTCCTTGAGAACATAGCGGAAGAAATTTCCCAGTTTTACCCCAAGGAGAGCTTTATCCTCGTACACGGCGGTGGAAGCTTTGGACACCCAAATGCAAGGAAGTATAAAATCAGGGAAGGGCTAACCGGGGATGTAAAGGGTAAAAGGATTGGCTTCTCAAAAACTCACCAGGCAATGCTCAAGCTCAATGATTTGATAATTCAAACTTTCTTAGAGAAAGGCTTGCCCGCTTATTCCATCTCTTCCTCTTCGATTTTCCTCATTGAGAAAGGGGAAATTGTTTATGGTGAGCTTGAGGTTCTTAGAAAGCTTTTGGAAAAAGGCTTCATCCCGGTGCTCTTTGGAGATACTGCAGTTGCCCTCGATAAGGGGATAGACATCCTTTCCGGAGATCAGATAGTGTGCTACCTAGCAAAGATGTTCAAGCCAAGCAAAGTGGTCTTTTTGATGGACGTTGATGGGATTTATACCAAAAATCCAAAAGAAGAGGGGGCAGAGCTTATTAAAGAGCTTACCAAAGAGGGAATTGAACACCTATTAGAAAGCTCAGAATCAGCGGGAATAGACGTAACCGGTGGCATCGGAAACAAGCTCAAAAAAGCCCTTGAGATAGCTCACTATTCAGATGTTTACTTCATAAACGGAAAGGTTAAGGAAAATCTAGGCAAGGCAATACGAGGAGAAAAAGTTGGCACAAGGATTAAGGTTTAATGTCAATGTTTGTTTTTGTTCATTCTTTTTACTCTGGTTTCTTTTGGCTAATAGGATCTGAAGATACGATTAAAAGATAAAATTAACTACAATTGGTAAAAGAAAATATTTATAAGTCTTGAAGTCGAAAATATTATTGCAATATTTAGTAGGAGGTACAAACATGAAAAAACTGCTTGCACTACTTATTGGGTTGTTGACGATTGGAATGACAATGGAAGTGGCAAGTGCAGAAC comes from Thermococcus litoralis DSM 5473 and encodes:
- the sfsA gene encoding DNA/RNA nuclease SfsA, producing MLLKLPIIECTFIRRLNRFVGIVEVNGELKKALITNTGRLKEFMVEGKRAFCIPKQGGKTEFVLIGFLEKNERGAIIDTRTQARAFERAVELGLIRWLKGCRIKKREVRIGNSRLDYLLECKGEEIWAEMKSAILREGDYAMYPDCPSVRGQKHIKELIRLKANGKRAMIIFIGALPGVRRFKPYIKGDPKIAELLKEAKKKGVEIRGISISLLPNGEVILENEDLVVEV
- a CDS encoding toprim domain-containing protein → MTIVDVRILVEGASDVEVVSKALQGLALGSEYNITISAIIPTTNLEIAKSAAAGADLLIIATDADRVGRELAERMFRELSELVGHVERMKIPLGHDLEHIDVELVRKEIKNTLVRAGLKSLQILPEYMALRNQLLDLKGKYEMLMQENEKLKSDYQELEGKYGELLEEYSKLVEENNKLRESLKKRANVFKISEIWKELFGETEPPEEKYIAEAVEKLNLGGKIIVGQGYIYSDDEDLVIELLRIVHLSLSIAESKEEKAKEKEETTEKLEEPIAEFENF
- the xerA gene encoding site-specific tyrosine recombinase/integron integrase, yielding MDIIEEFKTYLELEGKSPQTVRMYTYYVDRFLKETKTPSYRSALRFLAKLKQNGYSNKSLNLVVQALKAYFRFEGLEEEAERLKSPKVPRSLPKSLTREDVKKLIKAVPPTRKRDRLIILLLYGTGLRVSEVCNLKIEDVDFKRGILVVRGGKGAKDRIVPIPDFLLKEIEDYLKTREDGSEYLFVEVRRAKKDRISPKTVWYLLKKYGSKAGVKVTPHMLRHSFATHMLEKGVDIRVIQEILGHSNLSTTQIYTKVTVEHLKKAQEKAKLVDEIMKE
- the pfkC gene encoding ADP-specific phosphofructokinase; this encodes MMEFLKDFQKMGIYLAYNVNVDAIVYLNEKHIESLIKEFGAENIKKRIDEYPREINEPLDFVARLIHALKTGKPQAVPLVSYEADKWFNSRFKYDFERIGGQVGVIANLLANLDFNKVIAYSPLLGRKQAEMFVNRDNLLYPVVENGKLVLKKPLEAYREDDPVKINRIFEFRAGTKFKLGDETIEVPYSGRFIVACRFEDFARIETSPELKPYLPEIGEMVDGAILSGYQGLRRYYSDGKDANYYLRKAKEDIKLLKKKKDIKIHVEFASIQDRELRKKVIYNIFPLVDSVGMDEAEIAHILSVLGYRELSDRIFTYNRIEDAVLGAKILLDELNLEILQVHTIYYLMYITHNDNPLTEEELTKSLEVGTTLAAARAFLGDIKRPEDVKVGLNIPFNEKGEYVKLRFEEAKAKMRTREYKIVIIPTRLVRNPVSTVGLGDTISAGAFASYLSLLKRKE
- a CDS encoding maleate cis-trans isomerase family protein; protein product: MYGWRGRIGLIVPSSNTTMEMELHSALPEGVSLHTARMPLKNVTEEELVAMSGLAVESAKLLKDADVDLILYGCTSGSFIGGGEFDKELAEKIESEVKLPVITTSTAVVEALKILDSQRILVITPYTDEINQREREFLEANEFEVIDIRGLGIVDNTRIGRLEPYEAYRMAKALFTDEADAIFISCTNLRTFEIIEALEEDLGVPVITSNQASLWLALRELDVGEKIPWLGKLFTEF
- a CDS encoding MEMO1 family protein, whose product is MIRYPAVAGSFYPSGGELKLMLDEFFSDLGELGEKRKITSGVAPHAGYIFSGYTASRTYKAIYEDSLPETFVIIGPNHTGLGSPVAIYPEGIWRTPMGDVEVDAELAKTIAKHSSLADLDDFAHKYEHSLEVQVPFIQYISEKAEKEVKIVPIALGLQDEEVAEDLGRAIFEASQELGRDVVVIASTDMMHYGYAYGYVPFRARGDDLLGRIREWDFRVIQKILEFDYKGMFDEIRKMDHTMCGPGGVATAIVFSRLSGAVEAEVLHYTTSFEVSRSTDAIVGYVSIVMRKA
- a CDS encoding mevalonate kinase codes for the protein MRVLASAPAKIILFGEHSVVYGKPAIAAAIDLRTYVKAEFNENGRIRIEAKDIRTPGLTVSFTEDQIYFETDYGKAAEVLSYVREAINLVMEEAGKQKGITVSITSQIPVGAGLGSSAAVAVATIGAVSRLLGLELSKKEIAKLGHKVELLVQGASSGIDPTVSAVGGFLYYQKGSFESLPVVELPIVVGYTGSSGSTKELVAKVRKNYEEMPEIIEPILNSMGRLVEKAREVILAEYDKEIKFQLLGRLMNINHGLLDALGVSTKSLSDLVYASREAGALGAKITGAGGGGCMYALAPGKQTEVATAIKIAGGVPMITKISREGLRIEEVEE
- a CDS encoding isopentenyl phosphate kinase; amino-acid sequence: MIVIKLGGSVISDKNVPYSFNREVLENIAEEISQFYPKESFILVHGGGSFGHPNARKYKIREGLTGDVKGKRIGFSKTHQAMLKLNDLIIQTFLEKGLPAYSISSSSIFLIEKGEIVYGELEVLRKLLEKGFIPVLFGDTAVALDKGIDILSGDQIVCYLAKMFKPSKVVFLMDVDGIYTKNPKEEGAELIKELTKEGIEHLLESSESAGIDVTGGIGNKLKKALEIAHYSDVYFINGKVKENLGKAIRGEKVGTRIKV